The genomic segment GACGCGCTCAACAAGGGGTTTGCCCGCGCCTCGCACGATATCCTGCACTGGCTGAACGGGGATGACGTGATCCTCCCCAACACGCTGAACGCGGTGCGCCGCGCGTTTCGTGACACCGACGCCGACCTGGTGGTGGGCGACGCCGCGCTGACCGAGATCGACCTTTCGGTGATCCACCAGAGCCGGCAGAGCCCGGACCGGCTCACCTTCGAACGGCTGAAGGACTATTCGGCCAACCACCTCATCCAGCCGAGCGTGTTCTTTTCGCGCAAGGCCTGGGAGGCGGCCGGCCCGCTGAAGGCCGAACTCGAATATGCGATGGACGCCGACCTGTTTCTGGCGATGGCGGCGCAATTCCCGATCCGTCACGTGGCGCGCGAAATCGCCTACAGCGTCTACCACGAGGGCTGCAAGACGCGGAAGAAACGCGCCGAATCCATTGCCGAACTCGCGATGGTCCAGGCCCGGCACGGCGCGCTGGACGAGGCGGGACGCACGCTTGCGATGCTGGTCGATCTCTACAACCAGTCCGCGGGGGAGGGCGAGGCAAAGCCCGGTTACGACACCGGCGACTACGGGGTTCTCCTCAAGCGGATGACCGCGCTGGAGGCCGAGGTGGAGAAGAACCGCGCGCTCACCCTCGCGCAGGACCTGAAGCAGACAAGATGAGCACATCCCCGTCCGGCACCGACGCACGCCAGAGCGTTGCGATCCTGTCGAGCGCGCCCGTGGGCGGGGCCGGCATTGCCGCCCGGCGCCTCGCCGACGCGCTGATTGCCCACACCGACCTCGACGTCGACTTCCTCGATGGCGCGGCGCTTGGCGAATTCTTGCCGGACGACGTCGCCCCCAAGATCAGCTACAGCAACCGCATCGTCAGCGATGTGCACTTCTCGGTGGAGTTTCCGGGCTTTGCGCGCGGCTGGCTGGTGGAGATGCTGAAAGGGTACGACCTCGTCAACATCCACTGGGCAAGCACCATACTCAGCCTTGCCGAGATCGATGCGGTGACCCGCACCGGCCAGCCGGTTGCCTTCACCCTCCACGACTTCAACTACGTGTCCGGCGGCTGCCATTATCCGGGGCCTTGCGAGCGGATGGCGACGGGCTGCCACGCCTGCCCGCAGATCGACCGCACCCTTGCAGGGCTCGACGTGCCGCCCCGCCTCTACCGGATCAAGGCCGGGATCTTTGCGCGCGAGAATGTCCACCTGACGGCGCCGAGCCACTATGTGCGCGACAGGGCAGTGGCAAGCGGCATCGTGCCGGAGGCGCGCGCCCACGTGGTGCGCAACCCTTACGCCCCGCTTGAGGCGCCGCTGGTGCGCGGCGCGGACGCGCCTTTGCGCCTTCTCCTGATTGCCGACTATCTCAGCGAGCGGCGCAAGAACATGGCGCTGGCGCTGGACGCGCTCGCCCTCCTGTCGCGGGACGGTGCGCCTCTGGTGGTCGACCTCGTCGGCCATGGCGACAGCGCGGTGCGCAAGCTCCTGGACGCCACCGGCGTTCCCTACGTGGCGCACGGCCGGATCACCGACCATGCGGTGATCACCGAAGTCTACCGTGGTGCGGACATCCTTCTCACCGCCTCTTCGGAAGACAACTGGCCCAATATCCTTGTGGAGGCCGGCGTTTATGGCGGTATCCCCGTGGTGGGGCCCGGCCATGGCTGCGCCGAGTTCGTGGAGGCGTTCGGCTTCGGCGAGATCGCGGCGGACTACAGCGCGAAGGCGTTTGCAGCGGCGATCGCCCGCGCCATCGACGCGCGCACCCCGGCCGCCGTGGAGGCCGCCATCGCCCAAATCCGGGAGGCCCACGATCCGGCGGCGATCGCCGGGACGTTTGCGCAGATGTTCGCATCGCCGAGGGCAGTCCGCGGCGTCTGAGCGAATTATTCTGAACGCCGTCCACCCGTGCCTTGCGGGAGGGGCAAGGTTCTACGCCAACCGCGTTTTTGTGCTCCGGCCCGGAGCCTTGGCGTTAAGGACCCTCTCGCCATTTTCGCGCAGTGAGCCGTCGGGTCCGACGTAGCGATAAAGAGTGACGGGTTTGATGCCGAGCTCGGCGGCAAGTTCGCTGACGGAGGTGTCCCGGTTGGCCATCGCGGCCTGGGCGAGGCGGATCTGGGCCTTGGTGAGGGCGAATTTTCGCCCACCCGTGCGTCCGCGGGCACGCGCGGCGGTGAGACCGGCCATGGTGCGCTCGCGGATGAGCTCGCGCTCGAACTCGGCAAGCGAGGCGAAGATGCCGAACACGAGCCGTCCGCCTGGCGTGGTGGTGTCGATCTGTGCGCCCTGCCCGGTGAGGATTTTAAGGCCGATGCCGCGCTCGTTCAGGCTGGCCACAATCTCGACCAGGTGCGCGAGCGAGCGCCCCAGACGGTCCAGCTTCCAGACGAGCAGCACATCGCCTTCGCGCAGCGCCTTGAGGCAGGCCGCCAGTCCGGGCCGCTCGGCGAGCTTGCCGGAGGCCTGGTCCTCGTAGATCGTTTCGGGGGCGGCGCCGGCCTGCAAAAGGGCATCGCGCTGCAGGTCGAGCGACTGGCTGCCATCGGCCTTCGACACGCGCATGTAGCCAACCAGCATCGTCGTCACTCCTTGCGGGGGCGCGCGGACGCGTGTCGCAAACGGTCGTTTGAGGATGCGACACGCCATGTGACCGCCAGGTGGCTCCCGGCGTTATTTATCTCATATCGTATTCAAAGATTCGTAAATCTATGTCGTCGGGTGATGGACGCGAGGAGGACACGGCGC from the Acuticoccus sp. MNP-M23 genome contains:
- a CDS encoding glycosyltransferase family 2 protein encodes the protein MTTLPEPLTRAGVLPWEAGLKLEPAEETLPGLSIVIPIYNAGDFLERTIRSLLGNDLTGVEIIVMDGGSTDNTAEILAHYEGTFATVVSEPDEGQSDALNKGFARASHDILHWLNGDDVILPNTLNAVRRAFRDTDADLVVGDAALTEIDLSVIHQSRQSPDRLTFERLKDYSANHLIQPSVFFSRKAWEAAGPLKAELEYAMDADLFLAMAAQFPIRHVAREIAYSVYHEGCKTRKKRAESIAELAMVQARHGALDEAGRTLAMLVDLYNQSAGEGEAKPGYDTGDYGVLLKRMTALEAEVEKNRALTLAQDLKQTR
- a CDS encoding recombinase family protein; amino-acid sequence: MLVGYMRVSKADGSQSLDLQRDALLQAGAAPETIYEDQASGKLAERPGLAACLKALREGDVLLVWKLDRLGRSLAHLVEIVASLNERGIGLKILTGQGAQIDTTTPGGRLVFGIFASLAEFERELIRERTMAGLTAARARGRTGGRKFALTKAQIRLAQAAMANRDTSVSELAAELGIKPVTLYRYVGPDGSLRENGERVLNAKAPGRSTKTRLA
- a CDS encoding glycosyltransferase, with product MSTSPSGTDARQSVAILSSAPVGGAGIAARRLADALIAHTDLDVDFLDGAALGEFLPDDVAPKISYSNRIVSDVHFSVEFPGFARGWLVEMLKGYDLVNIHWASTILSLAEIDAVTRTGQPVAFTLHDFNYVSGGCHYPGPCERMATGCHACPQIDRTLAGLDVPPRLYRIKAGIFARENVHLTAPSHYVRDRAVASGIVPEARAHVVRNPYAPLEAPLVRGADAPLRLLLIADYLSERRKNMALALDALALLSRDGAPLVVDLVGHGDSAVRKLLDATGVPYVAHGRITDHAVITEVYRGADILLTASSEDNWPNILVEAGVYGGIPVVGPGHGCAEFVEAFGFGEIAADYSAKAFAAAIARAIDARTPAAVEAAIAQIREAHDPAAIAGTFAQMFASPRAVRGV